The nucleotide sequence cttgtacataaaagatttagatgatacagtttcagatgaaaacctcagatttttctcatatactcaagatatcgtaaaagacaaccagattaaaatgagatacgttcaatcaacaactctgctgatctttataccaaagcactactaactgctattttcagaacacacgttcataatattggcatgaggcatgttcagaagatgtaacaactcaggcgttgcctacttgagggggagtcaactttatgctgcactctttttcccttagctaaagttttatcccaatgagttttctttagcaaggtttttaacgaggcagtactagttattctctaataaaattgtcatccaagggggagtgttataaaatatctagattgtgttataaaatatctagattggatgttaattttattattattatatttcttgcatagtaatattttatactataaatagacatgtatggtaaccatttaaggtgcaccatttctcttgaaatatcaatatcaatatttcttctctcattcttctctctttttctctctttgttcttataaccattaaaggtagttataagcctactgaattataacaatataaaCTTTATGTACATTTCCATGTTTTTGTATCTTCTCGCGTTCATTTTTGTATAGTTTTAGATCTCTTCGTGTGGTTGTAAATTGGGTCTTTGACCCCTCCTCGTTGTATCTCTTTGTTTTTTAATAAAATTTGttggctttttaaaaaaaaaaaaaaaaaaaacctttatgCTTAAGAAATTCCCTACTTTTGGTTGAGGGTAACGACACAAatgaaagaaaacaaaaaaaacaagTGACTGATTTTATTTGATACCAGTAATAGTTTAAAAGCAAATAAATTAAAGACAAAAACGTGTTTGTGTGGCTATAAATATCCACTAGGATCACTCCTCAGCTTGATCCCTCATCCTTCCCTGATTTTTCTTTTTCTTTGATAACAACTTACATAAAATAGAATAGATTTAGATTAATTAAATAgagtactacatacatatatataatacctCCATGGCTAAATCTTGGTTTCCCACCACAAGCTACAACATAAACATAGATTTTGCTGCTGCTGCTGATGCACCTGATGGTAATTCATCAATCGAATCTAAAGCTGTGGGGTTGAAGATACTTATGAATTCCAAATCCAAATCTAACAATCATTCCAAACCAATCATTTTCCAAAGGAATCAAATTTTaccgccatcatcatcatcatcatcatcatcatcatcatcatattcatcaccTATTTTCACTACTACGGCTTGTTATGACAATAACAATCGAATTCCAGCAGCTACTTGTTTTTTGAAATTTTGTTTTCTTTGTCACAAACATCTTTCTCCTAACAAAAACATTTACATGTACAGGTATTCATCACATCAGCTGATCAGCATATATACCTCACCAGGGGCGGAACATAGTGTTAGGAGGTATCCGCCCTACACTCCCAGGAtttaacgtaaaaaaaaaaaaaaatcacaaaaaaaaaaaaaaaaaaaaaaaatctttaccaAAGAATAAAAGGTCTTTTTTAGTGTAGgacaatgaaaaatttaataaatttttacaTCTGTCACATCTATCTCGATTCAAGTTCAACCACTGACGTCGCTGTTTAATTTTTAATTGGAGTAGTTTCTGTTTCATAATTAATTACTACCTGATATTTATAAAGTAACTGATCAATTTGTATCGTATGCAGAGGGGATCAAGGTTTTTGTAGTGAAGAGTGTAGAAGCAGAcagatatatatagatgatgtcgaaCAACTAGAAATCAAGATAATACAATCACGTAGTAATACAACTGGACATATTAAGGGTCGACGACTACTAGACTACAACCGCAAGCATCTAACCCCACCATCAATACTCGACACACCATCGCCTCCTGTATTTTCATAGCCACCGAGGCATGCGTGTTTCATTATATTTTACATATCCATTTTTATGTGTAGATTTATTACGAGATCAATTCGATCAAATTGATGAAACGTACTATATATATATTCCTTTTCTAGAATATATATAAGATTTACGATTTGTTCTCAAGTTTGGCTTTGTTCGCTAGTTTTATTCTAGTGAAAGGAACTCAAGTGGATAGAAAATAAAAAGAATTAGTGTTCCTAAATTATTTTGAAGAGAATGAAAATGAAGCTGATGTATTATTTagtctagttatcctttcaaatctTTCTCTCAAATTGAAAGaaatttttccttttctttcattttATTTCTTTTCGATCTCAAAGAATCTCGGGAATATAAGTGGAGTGAAATgaaatgaaaagaaaagaaaagaaaataaagtgTATGAAAAAAGAAGAAGAGTAAACTACTATAAAAAAAACACAAGATATCACAAATTCTTCAATCATaggaaatataagttttattaatcaatCAAAACGGTAAACCACAATCAGTCTTCAACCGATACACAAATAAGTCACAATCCTTATTACAAACAGTAGAACGAAAAGAAGATCAAAACACTCTTAATCGTATCAAAATGATACAATTAACTCACTAACTGTTAGGGTTAAACAACAAAACAGGAGAGAAAACCAAAACAAATGTATGAATAATGAATGTGTATTAAAACAgactatatatgtacatatatccaAATATTTACACAATAATCTCTGAAGAAATTGAAGCTCGGCAACGGGAGAATGCAACAAATAGACAGCAACACTTTAGCACCTTCAACATGAAAAACTTATAAaacagacaccaaacttctataaACTGCACAAAAACACCTTAAGTTAGAAATTTAACATAAACAAGGATTTGATTGAAATGTTATATATAAATTTAACAGCTACAAACTTAATATTCGTGTTTCTTGTCTGAGAGGCAAAGAAATGAAAGTTAGTCAAAAATGTGTTCCATAGTTATAGAACTATTGGAAGGAAATTAGTAATTATACAAATTTaatctatatttatattaataaatagttcaATGTCTTACTACACATATTCTCTTAAAAACTTAACCAACGAAACTAAAACATGGTCTTCTTTTACTCTTCGTACTATTACCTTTTTAACAGATCTAGGGTTTATCCATCGTTCTCGTCCTTTAGCAAGCGCCAACGACATCTCGTCGGTGGTCCGGCGCATTTTTTTACGCGCTTTTCCGTCTCTTCCTTCCTCCACCCATCTCATTCGGATTAGTTTCTTGTACGGCGGTTTGTGAACTTTACGGCTAGCGACCTTCTATGGTAGTCAGGTGAAGGCGGCGAAAGTCATAGATTTTCTCTTAGtcaaactataacaccccgccaaatacTATATAGCGACGTGTTAATCATTCGGTCCCATAGTAACGGtgacgccctctatatgagacgttttcaaaagtATTCGCATATATTATTTAAAAAGTTTGAGTTAAAAGAAAGTCTCAGTAAACCGTAACAACCACAAGTAATGCAGTAAGAATAAGTAGCATTAAAGTTTAAAAACTAAATGCGAATAAATAGATGTCTGCAAATAAAAGCTGAACTCCAGCTATAATGTATGCAACCTCTATCACTCAGCAGAAGCTAGTGTCTTGggatctgagaataaacattcaaAACAGGTAAACATAATGTTGGTGAATCCACAGGTTTAAATAAACCAAAAGTAAAttattagaccacgagattt is from Rutidosis leptorrhynchoides isolate AG116_Rl617_1_P2 chromosome 10, CSIRO_AGI_Rlap_v1, whole genome shotgun sequence and encodes:
- the LOC139873542 gene encoding FCS-Like Zinc finger 17-like produces the protein MAKSWFPTTSYNINIDFAAAADAPDGNSSIESKAVGLKILMNSKSKSNNHSKPIIFQRNQILPPSSSSCFLKFCFLCHKHLSPNKNIYMYRGDQGFCSEECRSRQIYIDDVEQLEIKIIQSRSNTTGHIKGRRLLDYNRKHLTPPSILDTPSPPVFS